The DNA sequence GTTCAAAGAGGACGACATCTGGAACGGCTATCCGGAGGAGACAAATGCTCCGTACGGCCTGGCCAAGAAGATGTTGATGGTTCAGGCGCAGGCGTACCGGCAGCAGTACGGGACGAACATCGTGTACGTTTTGCCGGTAAACCTCTATGGCCCGCGGGACAACTTCGACCTCAAGTCAAGCCATGTTATCCCGGCGCTCATACGCAAGTACGTGGAGGCGCGCAACGCGGGCGCAGCGACCGTCACGGCGTGGGGGACAGGCAGCCCGACAAGGGAGTTCCTGTACGTAGACGACGCAGCCGAAGGCATTGCGTTGGCGATGGAGGGCTACAACAAGCCTGACCCGGTCAATCTTGGCTCTTCCGAGGAGATATCCATCAAGGACCTCTCAAACCTGATCGCCGGCCTGATCGGGTTCAAGGGCGAGACCGTGTGGGACTCCACGAAGCCGGACGGCCAGCCGCGCCGCAAGCTGGACATTGCACGCGCCCGCAAGGAGTTCGGCTTCACGGCAAAGACGCCCTTCCGCGACGGTCTCAGGAAGACGATAGATTGGTACGAGCGCTCAAGGGCGGCCGCGCGGAAATGACTCGGCCCGTCCGCCTTTTCCTCCTGACGCAGTACTTCTATCCCGAAGTTCCGGCCACCGCTCAGCTCTC is a window from the SAR202 cluster bacterium genome containing:
- a CDS encoding GDP-L-fucose synthase translates to MTFWTNKRITVTGGAGFLGSALCDNLLRSGASNIFVPRSKRYDLREKADIVRMLQDARPEYLIHAAAIAGGIGANMAEPGRFFYDNAVMGIHLIEEARKFGVEKTLIVGTICAYPKFAPIPFKEDDIWNGYPEETNAPYGLAKKMLMVQAQAYRQQYGTNIVYVLPVNLYGPRDNFDLKSSHVIPALIRKYVEARNAGAATVTAWGTGSPTREFLYVDDAAEGIALAMEGYNKPDPVNLGSSEEISIKDLSNLIAGLIGFKGETVWDSTKPDGQPRRKLDIARARKEFGFTAKTPFRDGLRKTIDWYERSRAAARK